One Microlunatus soli genomic window carries:
- a CDS encoding polynucleotide kinase-phosphatase — translation MSTRVEIPRLALVVLIGVSGSGKSTFAADHFAPFETISSDFCRGLVSGDENDQASSADAFDVLAYIAGKRLAAGRLTVVDATNVTRETRRQFVQLARDHDVLPVAVVLDTPVGTAIERNASRQSRDFGARVVKRQHDQLRRSLKGLGKEGFRTVHVLTPEQAADAEIIRTRLLNDRRDDHGPFDVIGDVHGCRSELESLLDKLGYRIIRDVQGRAVDAEHPDGRRALFLGDLVDRGPDTPGVLRLAMGMTAAGHAVAITGNHEHKLVRALAPRRGRSGKQQPNTAHGLQQTLDQLAAEPAEFVDRVTTWCRDLIAHLVLDDGKLVVAHAGLKESYHGRASGRVRSFALYGDTTGEIDEFGLPVRLPWAEDYRGSATVLYGHTPVPDAVWLNNTLCLDTGCVFGGRLTALRYPENEIVDVPAEQVWCEPAKPFGSVQRTGDDLQLGDVLGRRVIETVQHGRITIGEDQAAGAFEVMTRFALHPRWLGYLPPTMAPAAATDRDDHLEFPDTAFAEYADAGVRSVICEEKHMGSRAVIMVCADEAAARRRFGDQDERGGGRTGVVHTRTGRAFAGPAQTEELLGRLRAAIGAAGLWQQLGADWLLLDAEILPWSLKADALIREQYAATGAAGRMMLPAVRDRLRAAADRGLDLGGLDSRIDRRLAAIDDFSAAYRPYQWPTDGWGGVQVAPFQLLASGSTDGAATYETRDHGWHLELADRLHAVDAELVRSTRRLSVRTDDPDSVAAGIDWWTELTATGGEGMVVKPFPNLTRGSKGLVQPGLKVRGRQYLRLIYGPDYLEPVELARLKKRNLGHKRSLALREYALGLESLRRLTTDEPLWRVHETVFAVLALESDPVDPRL, via the coding sequence TCCCGCGGCTGGCGTTGGTGGTGCTGATCGGCGTCTCCGGGTCGGGCAAGTCGACCTTCGCCGCCGATCACTTCGCCCCGTTCGAGACGATCTCCAGTGACTTCTGCCGCGGCCTGGTCTCCGGTGACGAGAACGATCAGGCGTCCTCGGCCGACGCGTTCGACGTGCTGGCCTACATCGCCGGCAAGCGGCTCGCGGCGGGCCGGCTGACGGTGGTCGACGCGACCAACGTCACCCGGGAGACCCGTCGCCAGTTCGTCCAGCTGGCCCGTGATCACGATGTGCTTCCGGTCGCGGTCGTGCTGGACACCCCGGTCGGCACGGCGATCGAGCGCAATGCGAGTCGGCAGAGTCGTGACTTCGGTGCCCGGGTGGTCAAACGCCAGCATGATCAACTGCGTCGATCGCTGAAGGGCCTGGGCAAGGAGGGTTTCCGGACCGTTCACGTGCTGACCCCGGAGCAGGCCGCCGACGCCGAGATCATCCGCACCCGGCTGCTCAACGATCGCCGTGATGATCATGGTCCGTTCGACGTGATCGGCGACGTGCACGGCTGCCGCTCCGAGCTGGAATCCCTACTGGACAAGCTCGGCTACCGGATCATCCGGGATGTTCAGGGGCGTGCCGTCGATGCCGAGCATCCGGACGGTCGTCGGGCGCTGTTCCTCGGCGACCTGGTGGACCGCGGCCCGGACACTCCCGGCGTGCTGCGGCTGGCAATGGGGATGACCGCGGCCGGGCACGCCGTCGCGATCACCGGCAATCACGAGCACAAGCTGGTCCGAGCCCTCGCACCGCGACGCGGTCGTTCCGGCAAGCAACAGCCCAACACGGCGCACGGGCTGCAGCAGACCCTTGATCAACTGGCCGCTGAGCCGGCGGAGTTCGTCGATCGGGTGACGACCTGGTGCCGGGACCTGATCGCCCATCTGGTGCTGGACGACGGCAAGCTGGTGGTCGCCCATGCCGGGTTGAAGGAGAGCTATCACGGTCGGGCCTCGGGGCGGGTACGATCCTTCGCGCTCTACGGAGACACCACCGGCGAGATCGACGAATTCGGGCTGCCGGTCCGGCTGCCCTGGGCCGAGGACTATCGGGGCAGCGCAACCGTGCTCTACGGACACACCCCGGTCCCCGACGCGGTGTGGCTGAACAACACGCTGTGCCTGGACACCGGCTGCGTCTTCGGTGGCCGGTTGACCGCGTTGCGGTATCCGGAGAACGAGATCGTCGACGTGCCCGCCGAGCAGGTCTGGTGTGAGCCGGCCAAGCCGTTCGGTTCGGTCCAGCGGACCGGCGATGATCTTCAGCTGGGTGACGTGCTGGGACGCCGGGTGATCGAGACCGTCCAGCACGGCCGGATCACCATCGGTGAGGATCAGGCGGCCGGCGCCTTCGAGGTGATGACCCGCTTCGCCCTGCATCCGCGGTGGCTCGGCTACCTGCCGCCGACGATGGCGCCGGCCGCAGCGACCGACCGCGATGATCATCTGGAGTTCCCCGACACCGCCTTCGCCGAGTACGCCGACGCCGGGGTCCGGTCGGTGATCTGCGAGGAGAAACACATGGGCTCGCGGGCGGTGATCATGGTCTGCGCCGACGAGGCCGCCGCCCGGCGGCGGTTCGGCGATCAGGACGAGCGGGGTGGAGGGCGGACCGGTGTGGTCCACACCCGGACCGGCCGAGCCTTCGCCGGCCCGGCGCAGACCGAGGAGTTGCTCGGCCGGCTCCGGGCGGCGATCGGGGCGGCCGGACTCTGGCAGCAGCTCGGCGCGGACTGGCTGCTACTGGACGCCGAGATCCTGCCCTGGTCGCTGAAGGCCGACGCGTTGATCCGTGAGCAGTATGCGGCCACCGGTGCCGCCGGCCGGATGATGCTGCCCGCGGTCCGGGACCGGCTCCGCGCTGCCGCCGATCGCGGTCTGGACCTCGGTGGGCTGGACAGCCGGATCGACCGCCGGTTGGCGGCGATCGACGACTTCAGTGCCGCCTACCGGCCCTACCAGTGGCCGACCGACGGCTGGGGCGGAGTGCAGGTGGCGCCGTTCCAGCTGCTGGCCTCCGGTTCGACCGACGGCGCCGCGACCTACGAGACCCGCGATCATGGCTGGCATCTGGAACTCGCCGATCGGCTGCACGCCGTCGACGCCGAACTGGTCCGGAGCACCCGCCGGCTGTCGGTGCGGACCGACGACCCGGACTCGGTCGCCGCCGGGATCGACTGGTGGACCGAGCTCACCGCGACCGGCGGGGAAGGCATGGTGGTCAAGCCGTTCCCGAATCTGACCCGCGGCAGCAAGGGTCTGGTACAGCCGGGGCTGAAGGTCCGTGGTCGGCAATATCTGCGGCTGATCTACGGCCCGGACTATTTGGAGCCGGTGGAGTTGGCCCGGTTGAAGAAGCGCAACCTCGGCCACAAACGATCACTGGCGCTGCGCGAGTACGCCCTCGGGTTGGAGTCGTTGCGGCGGTTGACCACCGACGAGCCGCTGTGGCGGGTGCATGAGACGGTGTTCGCCGTGCTGGCGCTCGAATCGGATCCGGTCGACCCGCGGTTGTGA
- a CDS encoding purine-cytosine permease family protein has translation MTTDVTSAVEPQGPEDAESSRSDAARAATRETLEDYTLRYAPRSYRRWLPGVVATSALGGIAYLADFSIGANIGIAHGTVNGLLGIAVAAVIIFVTGWPLAFYAARYNIDLDLITRGAGFGYYGSVITNVIFASFTFIFFATEGSIMAQGLQLGLHIPLPVGYLLSTFLIFPLVIFGMKVLAKLQVWTTPLWLLLMVVPVGYLIIGHPESVNTFFSYGGRDGGSANFASVMLAAGVCLSLIAQIAEQIDYLRFMPPRTPDNHRSWWRAVILAGPGWVIFGAVKQILGMFLAVYLISNVAGASQYANEPVQQFLGTYQQMMPHWLALLLAVVLVVISQVKINVTNAYSGSLAWTNSFTRVTKRYPGRIVFLVVNLAIALTLMEFNMFDFLNTILGFYANVAMAWICVVAADIGINKYLLKISPKAPEFRRGMLYNWNPVGVVALLLSGGISIAIFFGAFGPAVQPFSPIFAVAIAVLVTPVMAIVTRGRYYLRRTDDGIDLPMYDEHGNPSDTTLPCHVTGLDFERPDMIASARRGPDGEVRYLSSLALSTDRTGEHVLPPQ, from the coding sequence GTGACCACAGACGTGACCAGTGCCGTCGAGCCGCAAGGTCCCGAAGACGCCGAGAGCAGCAGGTCCGATGCCGCCAGGGCGGCCACCCGGGAGACCCTGGAGGACTACACCCTGCGGTACGCGCCGCGTTCCTACCGTCGATGGCTGCCCGGAGTGGTGGCGACCAGCGCACTGGGCGGCATCGCCTATCTCGCAGACTTCTCCATCGGTGCGAACATCGGTATCGCGCACGGCACCGTGAACGGTCTGCTCGGCATCGCCGTCGCTGCGGTGATCATCTTCGTGACCGGTTGGCCGCTGGCCTTCTACGCGGCGCGCTACAACATCGATCTCGATCTGATCACCCGCGGCGCCGGCTTCGGCTACTACGGCTCGGTGATCACCAACGTGATCTTCGCGTCGTTCACCTTCATCTTCTTCGCTACCGAGGGGTCGATCATGGCGCAGGGTCTGCAGCTGGGACTGCACATCCCGCTGCCGGTGGGCTACCTGCTGTCCACCTTCCTGATCTTCCCGCTGGTGATCTTCGGGATGAAGGTGCTGGCCAAGCTGCAGGTCTGGACCACGCCGCTGTGGTTGTTGCTGATGGTGGTCCCGGTCGGCTACCTGATCATCGGCCACCCGGAGTCGGTGAACACCTTCTTCTCCTACGGCGGGCGGGACGGCGGCTCGGCGAACTTCGCGTCGGTGATGTTGGCGGCCGGTGTCTGCCTGTCGTTGATCGCCCAGATCGCCGAGCAGATCGACTATCTGCGCTTCATGCCGCCGCGGACGCCGGACAACCATCGTTCCTGGTGGCGGGCGGTGATCCTGGCCGGTCCGGGCTGGGTGATCTTCGGCGCAGTCAAACAGATCCTCGGGATGTTCCTGGCCGTCTACCTGATCAGCAACGTGGCCGGTGCGTCGCAGTACGCCAACGAGCCGGTGCAACAGTTCCTCGGCACCTATCAGCAGATGATGCCGCACTGGCTGGCGTTGCTGCTGGCCGTCGTCCTGGTGGTGATCTCGCAGGTCAAGATCAACGTCACCAACGCCTACTCCGGCTCGCTGGCCTGGACCAACTCCTTCACCCGGGTCACCAAACGCTACCCGGGCCGGATCGTCTTCCTGGTGGTCAATCTGGCGATCGCGTTGACCCTGATGGAATTCAACATGTTCGACTTCCTGAACACGATCCTGGGCTTCTACGCCAACGTCGCGATGGCCTGGATCTGCGTGGTCGCTGCCGACATCGGGATCAACAAGTACCTGCTCAAGATCTCGCCCAAGGCCCCTGAGTTCCGCCGTGGCATGTTGTACAACTGGAATCCGGTCGGCGTCGTCGCGCTGCTGCTGTCCGGCGGCATCTCGATCGCGATCTTCTTCGGTGCCTTCGGCCCAGCGGTGCAACCCTTCTCACCGATCTTCGCGGTGGCGATCGCGGTGCTGGTGACGCCGGTGATGGCGATCGTCACCCGCGGCCGGTACTACCTGCGGCGGACCGACGACGGTATCGATCTACCGATGTACGACGAACACGGCAATCCGTCCGACACGACGCTGCCGTGCCACGTCACCGGGCTGGACTTCGAGCGGCCCGACATGATCGCCTCGGCCCGGCGTGGCCCCGACGGTGAGGTCCGCTACCTCAGCTCGCTGGCACTGTCGACGGACCGGACCGGAGAACACGTCCTGCCGCCGCAGTGA
- a CDS encoding acetyl/propionyl/methylcrotonyl-CoA carboxylase subunit alpha translates to MGISKVLVANRGEIAVRIIRAAADAGLASVAVYAEPDADSLFVRLADDAYALGGSTPGETYLDIAKLIDVARRSGADAIHPGYGFLAENAAFAAAVIEAGLTWIGPPPSAIDALGDKVQARHIAQKVGAPLVPGTADPVVDAAEVVGFAEEHGLPVAIKAAFGGGGRGLKVARTIEEIPELYESAVREAVTAFGRGECFVERFLDHPRHVETQCLADQHGNVVVVSTRDCSLQRRNQKLVEEAPAPFLTDEQRETLYAASKAILTEAGYVGAGTCEFLVGVDGTISFLEVNTRLQVEHPVSEQVTGMDLVRQMFRIADGEKLAAGDPEITGHSIEFRINAEDAGRNFMPAPGTLTSWQPPSGPGVRVDEGYRAGMTVPGSFDSLVAKVIVTGADRAEAIARSRRALAELEIGGMPTVLPFHRAVLDDPAYVAADGDFAVHTRWIETEFDNRIPPYDGPAADGPEPVQKSTVVVEVNGKRLEVALPAEFGATAAAVPAKKKPKRDRKTGAAAVSGNALTSPMQGTIVKIAVADGDEVAAGDLIVVLEAMKMEQPLSAHQSGRISGLTAAVGETVTSGTVLCEITPS, encoded by the coding sequence GTGGGTATCAGCAAAGTGCTCGTCGCCAACCGGGGCGAGATCGCGGTCCGGATCATCCGTGCCGCCGCCGACGCCGGGCTGGCAAGTGTCGCCGTCTACGCCGAGCCCGACGCTGACTCACTGTTCGTCCGGCTCGCCGACGACGCGTACGCCCTCGGCGGCAGCACCCCGGGCGAGACCTATCTGGACATCGCCAAGCTGATCGATGTGGCCCGTCGCAGCGGCGCCGACGCGATCCATCCCGGCTACGGCTTCCTGGCCGAGAACGCCGCCTTCGCCGCCGCCGTCATCGAGGCCGGCCTGACCTGGATCGGCCCGCCGCCCTCGGCGATCGACGCCCTCGGCGACAAGGTTCAGGCCCGACACATCGCGCAGAAGGTCGGTGCGCCGCTGGTCCCCGGCACCGCCGACCCGGTCGTCGACGCGGCCGAGGTGGTCGGCTTCGCCGAGGAACACGGTCTGCCGGTCGCGATCAAGGCCGCCTTCGGCGGCGGTGGCCGCGGCCTGAAGGTCGCCCGGACCATCGAAGAGATCCCCGAACTGTACGAGTCGGCGGTCCGCGAAGCGGTCACCGCCTTCGGTCGCGGTGAGTGCTTCGTCGAACGCTTCCTCGACCATCCGCGGCACGTCGAGACCCAGTGCCTGGCCGACCAACACGGCAACGTCGTGGTGGTGTCCACCCGGGACTGCTCGCTGCAGCGACGCAACCAGAAGCTGGTCGAGGAGGCACCCGCCCCGTTCCTCACCGACGAGCAGCGCGAAACCCTGTACGCCGCCTCCAAGGCGATCCTGACCGAGGCCGGCTACGTCGGTGCCGGCACCTGCGAATTCCTGGTCGGCGTCGACGGCACCATCTCCTTCCTGGAGGTCAACACCCGGCTGCAGGTCGAACATCCGGTCTCCGAACAGGTCACCGGGATGGACCTGGTCCGGCAGATGTTCAGGATCGCCGACGGTGAGAAGCTGGCTGCCGGGGATCCCGAGATCACGGGTCACTCGATCGAGTTCCGGATCAACGCCGAGGACGCCGGCCGCAACTTCATGCCGGCCCCCGGCACCCTGACCAGCTGGCAGCCGCCGTCCGGCCCCGGGGTCCGGGTCGACGAGGGCTATCGGGCCGGGATGACCGTGCCGGGCAGCTTCGACTCGCTGGTGGCCAAGGTGATCGTCACCGGGGCGGACCGGGCCGAGGCGATCGCTCGCAGCCGTCGGGCGCTGGCCGAGCTGGAGATCGGCGGGATGCCGACGGTGCTGCCGTTCCACCGGGCGGTGCTCGACGATCCGGCCTATGTCGCCGCCGACGGTGACTTCGCCGTCCACACCCGCTGGATCGAGACCGAGTTCGACAATCGGATCCCGCCCTACGACGGGCCGGCGGCCGACGGTCCGGAACCGGTGCAGAAGTCCACCGTGGTGGTCGAGGTGAACGGCAAGCGGCTCGAGGTCGCGCTGCCGGCCGAATTCGGCGCCACGGCCGCGGCCGTTCCGGCGAAGAAGAAGCCGAAGCGGGACCGCAAGACCGGCGCCGCCGCGGTGTCCGGCAACGCGCTCACCTCACCGATGCAGGGCACCATCGTGAAGATCGCGGTCGCCGACGGTGACGAGGTCGCCGCGGGCGACCTGATCGTCGTGCTGGAGGCGATGAAGATGGAACAGCCGCTGTCGGCCCACCAGTCCGGCCGGATCAGCGGTCTGACCGCCGCCGTCGGCGAAACCGTCACCAGCGGCACGGTGCTCTGCGAGATCACCCCGAGTTGA
- a CDS encoding 5-oxoprolinase subunit C family protein: MIMITGVGPLALIEDLGRPGYTQYGVPVAGAADRAALRAANRLTGNPEDSAGIEILLGGLEISTDHPAWCAVAGPATTTTVNGRPTSSHQPLHLSPGDRLTVLPSPDGIRNYLAVRGGFDVPAVLGSRSADLLSGLGPPPLRVGDRLPVGSASLPFAAADVSPPPRPPVTPALIGIEPGPRADWFTEEALTSLVEQRWTVTPDSDRTAVRLDGEPLRRRTDQPAELPSEGIIRGAIQVPPSGLPLIFGSNHPVTGGYPVIAVVTPDGCDRAAQLRPGDTLRLTP, encoded by the coding sequence ATGATCATGATCACCGGGGTCGGTCCGCTGGCCCTGATCGAGGACCTCGGCCGCCCCGGCTACACCCAGTACGGCGTACCGGTCGCCGGAGCCGCCGATCGTGCCGCGCTGCGGGCGGCCAACCGGCTGACCGGCAATCCGGAGGACAGCGCCGGCATCGAGATCCTGCTCGGCGGCCTCGAGATCAGCACCGATCACCCGGCCTGGTGCGCCGTCGCCGGACCCGCCACCACGACCACGGTGAACGGCCGACCGACCTCCTCCCATCAGCCGCTGCATCTGTCCCCCGGTGACCGGCTCACCGTACTGCCGTCACCGGACGGGATCCGCAACTACCTCGCGGTCCGCGGCGGGTTCGACGTCCCGGCGGTCCTCGGCAGCCGGTCGGCCGACCTGCTCTCCGGGCTCGGACCGCCGCCGCTGCGAGTCGGCGACCGGCTGCCGGTCGGTTCCGCATCGCTGCCGTTCGCCGCCGCCGACGTGTCCCCGCCGCCGCGGCCGCCGGTGACACCGGCACTGATCGGCATCGAGCCGGGCCCCCGCGCGGACTGGTTCACCGAGGAGGCGCTGACGTCGCTGGTCGAGCAGCGGTGGACGGTGACGCCGGACTCCGATCGGACCGCGGTCCGACTCGACGGCGAGCCGTTGCGGCGGCGTACCGATCAGCCGGCCGAACTTCCGTCCGAGGGCATCATCCGCGGCGCGATCCAGGTCCCGCCGTCCGGGCTGCCGCTGATCTTCGGGTCCAATCATCCGGTGACCGGCGGCTACCCGGTGATCGCGGTGGTCACGCCCGACGGTTGCGATCGGGCGGCTCAGCTGCGGCCGGGCGACACGCTGCGGCTGACCCCTTAG
- a CDS encoding 5-oxoprolinase subunit B family protein: MITRRLLPYGARARLLECADLADSQAMHDWLLDQHRPEIRAMVPGARTLLLHLDADLPSAFVRRLLEARPTPAQRPDAGSNRQHEVIMVQVRYDGEDLQATADLLRLTVQQLIDYHTGQDWTVAFGGFSPGFGYLAPTGPALSVPRRSSPRTRVPAGSVALADQWSAIYPTDSPGGWQLIGHTDLPLFDPEADPPATLRPGNLVRFVR; this comes from the coding sequence ATGATCACCCGCCGACTGCTTCCGTACGGCGCCCGCGCGCGCTTGTTGGAATGCGCCGACCTGGCCGACTCCCAGGCCATGCACGACTGGCTCCTTGATCAGCATCGCCCCGAGATCCGCGCCATGGTGCCCGGCGCACGCACTCTGCTGCTGCATCTGGACGCCGACCTGCCGAGCGCCTTCGTCCGCCGGCTGCTCGAGGCCCGGCCGACGCCGGCCCAGCGACCGGACGCCGGATCGAACCGGCAACACGAGGTGATCATGGTCCAGGTGCGCTATGACGGGGAGGACCTGCAGGCCACGGCCGACCTGCTGCGGCTCACCGTCCAACAGCTGATCGACTACCACACCGGGCAGGACTGGACCGTAGCCTTCGGTGGCTTCTCCCCCGGCTTCGGCTACCTCGCCCCCACCGGTCCGGCGTTGTCGGTGCCGCGCCGGTCCTCGCCGCGGACCCGGGTCCCGGCCGGGTCGGTCGCGTTGGCCGATCAGTGGTCGGCGATCTACCCGACGGACAGCCCCGGCGGCTGGCAACTGATCGGTCACACCGACCTACCGCTCTTCGACCCCGAAGCCGACCCGCCGGCCACGTTGCGACCCGGCAACCTGGTCCGGTTCGTCCGATGA
- a CDS encoding LamB/YcsF family protein, translated as MDIKIDLNADLGESFGRWQLGDDPAMLELITSANVAAGFHAGDPSTLRRTCAEAVRRGVVIGAQVGYRDLAGFGRRFIDIAADDLTADVIYQVGALDAIAASVGGRVGYLKPHGALYNTIVDHEEQAAAVVDALLALPTPLPVLGLPGSAVLRIAADNGIRTVTEYFIDRNYTDDGRLVDRRRPDALIDDPDRAALRAVEAARDGRAESFCTHGDSPGAVRMARTVRTALVEAGVAIGPFVG; from the coding sequence ATCGACATCAAGATCGACCTGAACGCCGACCTCGGCGAGTCGTTCGGACGCTGGCAGTTGGGCGATGACCCGGCGATGCTCGAGTTGATCACCAGCGCCAATGTCGCTGCCGGGTTCCATGCCGGCGATCCGAGCACCCTGCGCCGGACCTGCGCCGAGGCTGTCCGGCGCGGCGTCGTGATCGGCGCTCAGGTCGGTTATCGCGATCTCGCCGGCTTCGGCCGCCGGTTCATCGACATCGCCGCCGACGATCTGACCGCGGACGTGATCTATCAGGTCGGCGCGCTGGACGCGATCGCCGCCAGCGTCGGTGGTCGGGTCGGCTATCTGAAGCCGCACGGTGCGCTGTACAACACGATCGTCGATCATGAAGAGCAGGCTGCTGCGGTCGTCGATGCGCTGTTGGCGTTGCCGACGCCGCTGCCGGTGCTCGGCCTGCCCGGCTCGGCGGTGTTGCGGATCGCCGCCGACAACGGGATCCGAACCGTCACCGAATACTTCATCGACCGCAATTACACCGACGACGGCCGGCTGGTCGACCGGCGCCGCCCTGATGCGTTGATCGACGATCCGGACCGGGCGGCGCTCCGAGCCGTCGAGGCCGCCCGCGACGGCCGGGCCGAATCGTTCTGCACCCACGGCGACTCCCCCGGCGCGGTCCGGATGGCCCGCACCGTACGCACCGCGCTGGTCGAGGCCGGCGTCGCCATCGGCCCGTTCGTCGGGTAG
- a CDS encoding DinB family protein, with amino-acid sequence MEPPPKDTKDWTWTTRIRCPDCGLEAGELDIAEIADRTEAAAAEWVQILTQSPAADRRPEPLVWSPLEYGAHVRDVLELYDARLVLMLVEDNPSFRNWDQDEAAITGGYVSLDPDAVAADIARVAETFVGRVRALEESQTDRRGTRSDGAEFTVRTFLQYFLHDLVHHLWDVTGQQAEA; translated from the coding sequence ATGGAACCGCCGCCGAAGGACACCAAGGACTGGACCTGGACCACCCGGATCCGCTGTCCCGACTGCGGTCTGGAGGCCGGCGAGTTGGACATCGCCGAGATCGCCGATCGCACCGAGGCGGCCGCCGCCGAGTGGGTGCAGATCCTCACCCAGAGCCCGGCGGCCGATCGCCGACCGGAGCCATTGGTCTGGTCGCCGCTGGAATACGGCGCGCACGTCCGCGACGTGTTGGAGCTGTACGACGCGCGGCTGGTGTTGATGTTGGTGGAGGACAACCCGAGCTTCCGCAACTGGGATCAGGACGAAGCGGCGATCACCGGTGGCTACGTCAGCCTTGATCCGGATGCGGTGGCCGCCGACATCGCCCGGGTCGCGGAGACCTTCGTCGGCCGGGTCCGGGCCTTGGAGGAGTCCCAGACCGACCGTCGCGGGACCCGCTCGGACGGGGCCGAATTCACCGTGCGAACCTTTCTGCAGTACTTCCTGCACGATCTCGTCCACCACCTCTGGGACGTGACCGGCCAGCAGGCGGAGGCCTGA
- a CDS encoding acyl-CoA dehydrogenase family protein translates to MTFELSKEHQDFRAVMAEFARAEIEPYAAAWNAEHRFPLEAVKALGRLGVFGLHAPEEYGGAGDFTSLCLAIEEVGRVDQSVGITIEAAVGLGINPIATFGTPEQKERWLPDLVAGRALAAFGLTEPENGSDAGATRTKARLDGEEWVIDGAKQFITNSGTEITSVVTVTARTGTRDDGRPEISAIVVPSGTPGFTVEPAYHKLGWHASDTHPLTFTGVRVRKDHLLGERGRGYAQFLSVLDDGRVAIAALALGCIRACRDLAVDYAKERTAFGVPIGRKQGVAFPLADLDAMAHTAELLVYAAAAMRDSMDAGDRSSAAAYKRAAAIAKLQATEYAVTATRTAAQVFGGYGFMEEYPIARFYRDAKILEIGEGTSEVQRLLIARGLGLDVE, encoded by the coding sequence ATGACGTTCGAGCTGAGCAAGGAACATCAGGACTTCCGGGCGGTGATGGCCGAGTTCGCCCGAGCCGAGATCGAGCCGTACGCGGCGGCGTGGAATGCCGAACACCGATTCCCGCTGGAGGCCGTCAAGGCCCTCGGACGACTCGGGGTCTTCGGATTGCACGCGCCGGAGGAGTACGGCGGCGCGGGCGACTTCACCAGTCTGTGCCTGGCGATCGAGGAGGTCGGCCGGGTCGACCAGTCGGTCGGGATCACCATCGAGGCGGCGGTCGGGCTCGGGATCAACCCGATCGCGACCTTCGGTACGCCGGAGCAGAAGGAACGCTGGCTCCCCGATCTGGTGGCCGGTCGAGCGCTCGCCGCCTTCGGGCTGACCGAACCGGAGAACGGCTCCGACGCCGGCGCCACCCGGACCAAGGCTCGGTTGGACGGCGAGGAGTGGGTGATCGACGGCGCCAAGCAGTTCATCACCAACTCCGGCACCGAGATCACCTCCGTGGTCACTGTCACGGCGCGGACCGGCACCCGGGACGACGGTCGCCCGGAGATCTCGGCCATCGTGGTTCCGTCCGGGACGCCGGGCTTCACCGTCGAACCCGCGTACCACAAGCTGGGCTGGCACGCCTCGGACACCCATCCGCTGACGTTCACCGGGGTACGGGTTCGGAAAGATCATCTTCTCGGTGAACGCGGCCGCGGCTATGCCCAGTTCCTGTCCGTGCTGGACGACGGCCGGGTCGCCATCGCGGCCCTCGCACTGGGCTGCATCCGAGCCTGTCGTGATCTTGCCGTCGACTACGCCAAGGAACGCACGGCGTTCGGCGTGCCGATCGGGCGCAAGCAAGGAGTAGCCTTCCCGCTGGCCGATCTGGACGCGATGGCGCACACCGCGGAGTTGCTGGTCTACGCCGCCGCGGCGATGCGGGACTCGATGGATGCCGGAGATCGATCGTCGGCTGCCGCCTACAAACGGGCCGCGGCGATCGCCAAGCTGCAGGCCACCGAGTACGCCGTGACCGCGACCAGGACAGCGGCCCAGGTCTTCGGTGGCTACGGCTTCATGGAGGAGTATCCGATCGCCCGGTTCTATCGGGACGCCAAGATCCTGGAGATCGGTGAGGGAACCTCCGAGGTGCAGCGGCTGTTGATCGCGCGAGGATTGGGACTGGACGTCGAATGA